The Melopsittacus undulatus isolate bMelUnd1 chromosome 12, bMelUnd1.mat.Z, whole genome shotgun sequence genome has a segment encoding these proteins:
- the SDSL gene encoding serine dehydratase-like, producing MAAQPSRDQKPFHIVSPVLESLSLSRAAGTKVYMKLENVQPTGSFKIRGIGHLCQEAAKKGCSHFVCASGGNAGLAAAYAARKLGVPVTVVVPSSTGPGTVLRLQEMGAEVEVSGQVWDDANSRALELVKTKGWVSIHPFDHPLVWQGHASLVQELKDSLDTKPDAIVLSVGGGGLLAGVVAGLWQVGWQDTPIIAVETWGAHSLHAALEAGQLVTLPDITSVAKCLGAKTVAARALECAKECQIISQVVEDADAVRAVEQFLEDERMLVQPACGAALALLYTGRLQRLQRERRLRAPLGSVVVVVCGGSSIRPAQLRALKDQLGLQ from the exons ATggcagcccagcccagcaggGACCAGAAGCCCTTCCACATCGTCTCACCCGTCCTGGAGAGCCTGTCCCTGTCCAGGGCCGCGGGTACCAAGGTGTACATGAAGCTGGAGAACGTTCAGCCCACCGGTTCCTTCAAGATCCGGGGCATCGGCCACCTCTGCCAGGAG GCTGCCAAGAAGGGCTGCAGCCACTTCGTTTGTGCCTCAG GGGGCAATGCAGGGCTGGCCGCGGCTTATGCGGCTCGGAAGCTGGGGGTGCCGGTGACCGTCGTggtccccagcagcactggcccCGGCACCGTGCTcaggctgcaggagatgggGGCAGAGGTGGAGGTCTCGGGACAG GTATGGGATGATGCCAACAGCAGAGCCCTGGAGCTGGTGAAGACCAAGGGCTGGGTCAGCATCCACCCCTTTGACCATCCCTTGGTGTG GCAGGGCCACGCCAGCCTGGTCCAGGAGCTGAAGGACTCCCTGGACACCAAGCCGGATGCCATCGTGCTGTCAGTGGGTGGCGGGGGGCTGCTGGCGGGTGTCGTGGCTGGGTTGTGGCAGGTGGGCTGGCAGGACACCCCCATCATCGCCGTAGAGACATGGGGGGCTCACAGCCTGCATGCGGCGCTGGAGGCCGGGCAGCTCGTCACCCTGCCCGACATCACCAG CGTGGCCAAGTGCTTGGGAGCCAAGACCGTGGCTGCGCGGGCGCTGGAGTGTGCCAAGGAATGCCAAATCATCTCCCAGGTGGTGGAGGACGCGGATGCTGTGCGGGCTGTGGAGCAGTTCCTGG AGGACGAGCGGATGCTGGTGCAGCCGGCGTGCGGcgctgccctggccctgctctaCACGGGGCGGCTGCAGCGGCTGCAGCGGGAGCGACGGCTCCGGGCCCCGCTGGGCtcggtggtggtggtggtgtgcgGGGGCAGCAGCATCCGGCCCGCACAGCTCCGAGCCCTCAAGGAccagctggggctgcagtga
- the LHX5 gene encoding LIM/homeobox protein Lhx5, with the protein MMVHCAGCERPILDRFLLNVLDRAWHIKCVQCCECKCNLTEKCFSREGKLYCKNDFFRRFGTKCAGCSQGISPSDLVRKARNKVFHLNCFTCMVCNKQLSTGEELYIIDENKFVCKEDYLNSPTLKEGSLNSVSSCTDRSLSPDLQDPMQDDTKETDNSTSSDKETTNNENEEQNSGTKRRGPRTTIKAKQLETLKAAFAATPKPTRHIREQLAQETGLNMRVIQVWFQNRRSKERRMKQLSALGARRHAFFRSPRRMRPLGGRLDESEMLGSTPYTYYGDYQGDYYGPGGNYDFFPHGPPSQAQSPADSSYLQNSGPGSTPLGPLEPPLSGHHSSENQRYTDMISHPDTPSPEPGMTGSLHPIPGEVFSGGPSPPFSMSSNSGYSGALSHPNPELSEAAVW; encoded by the exons ATGATGGTGCATTGTGCGGGCTGCGAGAGGCCGATTTTGGACCGGTTCCTGCTGAACGTCTTGGACAGGGCATGGCACATCAAATGCGTCCAGTGCTGCGAGTGCAAGTGCAACCTCACCGAGAAATGCTTCTCCAGGGAAGGCAAACTCTACTGCAAAAATGACTTTTTCAG GAGGTTTGGTACCAAATGCGCCGGCTGCTCCCAGGGCATCTCCCCCAGCGACCTCGTCCGGAAAGCGCGGAACAAAGTGTTTCACCTGAACTGTTTCACCTGCATGGTCTGCAACAAGCAGCTCTCCACGGGCGAGGAGCTCTACATCATAGACGAAAACAAGTTTGTTTGCAAAGAGGATTACTTGAACTCTCCCACTTTGAAGGAAGGAAGCCTCAACTCAG TGTCCTCATGTACAGACAGGAGTTTGTCCCCGGATCTCCAGGACCCCATGCAGGACGACACGAAGGAGACGGACAACTCGACCTCCTCGGACAAGGAGACCACCAACAACGAGAACGAGGAGCAGAACTCGGGCACCAAGCGGAGGGGGCCCCGCACCACCATTAAAGCCAAGCAGCTGGAGACCCTCAAAGCAGCCTTCGCcgccaccccaaaacccacccgCCACATCCGAGAGCAGCTGGCCCAGGAGACCGGCCTCAACATGAGAGTCATCCAG GTCTGGTTCCAGAACCGTCGGTCCAAGGAGCGCCGGATGAAGCAGCTGAGCGCGCTGGGCGCCCGCCGGCATGCCTTCTTCCGCAGCCCGCGCAGGATGCGGCCCCTCGGCGGCCGCCTCGACGAGTCCGAGATGCTCGGCTCGACGCCCTACACGTACTACGGAG ATTACCAAGGTGACTACTACGGACCGGGAGGCAACTATGACTTTTTCCCCCACGGGCCGCCCTCCCAAGCCCAGTCCCCGGCCGACTCCAGCTACCTTCAGAACTCAGGACCCGGCTCCACACCCCTGGGACCCTTGGAGCCCCCCTTAAGCGGACACCACTCCTCAGAAAACCAAAGGTACACGGATATGATCTCGCATCCCGACACCCCCAGCCCCGAGCCGGGGATGACCGGCTCGCTGCACCCCATCCCAGGGGAGGTCTTCAGCGGGGGGCCCAGCCCACCCTTCTCCATGTCCAGCAATAGCGGCTACAGCGGGGCCCTCTCGCACCCCAACCCGGAGCTCAGCGAGGCAGCGGTGTGGTAG